In Ursus arctos isolate Adak ecotype North America unplaced genomic scaffold, UrsArc2.0 scaffold_2, whole genome shotgun sequence, the genomic stretch AGAAAATGTACCTCATGAACTGGGTGATGTAGCTAAAGAGGTTTCCAGAAAGAATGTTGAAGGGGCCACCGGGTTTCTTGTTGCTGATAGTAAAATAGAAGAGGAGAGGGTAAGcaagagggaaaacaaacaagGAGGCAGGAATTACTGGGTTTGAGAAGTCCCAGCCTTTCCAGATAACACATGATGTTACAACTCACAAATGGTTTTCTAGCAAAGATCAAATACAGGGCATTCTCAGTAAAACATAGTCTAAAGATGAAGCCGAGGATGTGATTGTAAAAGTCTTTGTTAAGACTTCAGAAATATCCCAGAAGATGCCTCGGAGCACTGTTGATCAAACAATAGTGCTTCTAAGAAGCTGGAGGGTGGTGCCCCTCAGCAGTCTCAGCACATACCCAAAGTAGAGGAGAGCATGTCTCACAAAGATTTTACAAGAATTACATTGGCAGAAACACTGCCAGCTTGGAGCAAAATGACAGAGACTGTTCAAGAGAAGAGGCTTTTGGGCCCCCAAAGCTCTACAGTCAGGAAACCATGGAGCTGCAAGCAAGGACTGTCTTTCATGGAAAAGGAAGGATGATTCAGGGCAGAGGCAAGAGCGTGAAAAATCATTTCTGGCAAGAGTAGGCATCAGAGATGCTAGATTGCAGAATTTTCTGTGAAGCAGTGACTATTGTATGCCACCTACCTCCCCCCAAACATTTGAACAAGAGTCCCCCCCTGATTATCCTAGTGCCTGTTCCACCACTGCGTATATGGGAGGTATATGGGAGAGAGAATTTGGGTCTTTAGTTCACAGGTCTTCAGATCAAGAAGAAATGTACGTAAGGAGCTAGAGTTAAGGAACTACACCCATGGAGCCTCATCCCCACCTGGACTGATTTAGGTGACGGGATTCTGTACTTTAAGCTGATGCTGTAATGGGATGAGACTTTGGGGATTTTGGAAGGGGGTGAGTATGCTTTTCAATGGGAAGGATTTGAAGCAAAGGGGCCAGAAGGTGGCCTGTGGAGCCAGCCTCCAAGGCAGTCCCCAATGATTCTTACTCCCTAGTATTCATTCTTTCGTGTAGTCCCCTTTCACACGGAACAGGGCTGACAAAACCAGGTCATAAAAGACATGGAAGCCTCCACCTTGCTTTCTCGGATTATTTGCTCtggagaagccagctgccatgttgcgAGGACACTCAAGCAACCCAATGGAGAGGTCCAGATGACCGGAGTCGGATGTTTCCTGCAGATAGCCAGCATGAACTTGCCAGCCATGTGAATAAGCTTTCTCAGACACAAATCCTCCAGACCCAGGCATGCCTTCAGATTCCTGCAGCACTGGCTGACTTGGCTACAACGTCAAGACAGACCCCTATGCCAAAACGACCCAGCTAGGGCACTCCTgaattcctaacccacagaaactgagataataaatatttattgttgctTTAAGCTGGTAAGCTTGGGGATAgtttattacacagcaataaCCAATACACACTCCATACTTACCCCACTGATATGTGGTGTCCCCTTTATAAATATCAGTTCTCACATATACATCAGCCTGCTTTCAAACTCTCTTTTGTGTTCCattggttttgtgtgtgttccccaaaaccaaaaccacactgtTTTCATTAGTATGGCCTTATAGGATATCTTAATACAGGATAGCATCAGTCCTTCctcttggttctttttaaaaattgacctaaGTAATAATAGACTTTTATTCTCCCATATTAATGTTagaaaaggtcttttttttttttttaagattttatgtatttatttatttatttatttatttatttgtcagagagagagagtgcgcacacaagcagggggatcagcaggcagagggagaagcaggctccctgctgagcaagaagccaaTACAGGACCctatcacaggaccctgggatcgtgacctgagctgaaggcagatgcttaactgactgagccacccaggtgtccctaatgtTAGAAAGGTCTTAtgagtttctcaaaaaaaaaaaaaaaaaaaaaaaaaaatctggtatttCTGGTTGAGAAAAAGATCTGGTTGAGAGAGGTGAAAGGGGTTTTGGCATAAAGAttctggaagacagaaaagaggaaagaagcccATGTATCTGGTTCTGCCTCAGACCTCATCCCACCCAACCAGGTTCATTTATTAACAGACTCTGAGCATCCACTGTATACTAGGCACTCCCTAGGTGAGAAGAGACAGATCAGAAGTAAACATACGAGAAAATGTGAGGAACTCAGTGCTGTGAAGAATGAGCTGCTAACGTGTAAAGGAGGTAGACGAGGCTGTTTTAGTCAGGGAGCTTTAGGAGACGGACCAGCACTCTCTGAGGGGTACTGTTTTGAGTTATCTGAATGGCATGAAGGGGCCAGCCGAGCACACAGCAGTGTCGACCAttccaggcagtgggaacagcaAAGGGCCGGGTGGGCACAAGGAACAGGCCGTGGGTGAGGCTGAAGCCCAGCAAGCCAGGGAGAGTGGTGGAGACAAGATCAGACAGATTGGATCCCGCAGAGCTCTGTGGACCACTGAGTCTGGATTTTCCCCCAAAGGCAGCAAGCAGCTTTGGACGGCTTTTAAGTGGGGGAGTGAGTGACCTCTGGTTGTGCTGTTAACCACCTTGCGCTTCTTCTCCAGCAAAAAAGGGAGAACCTGTCCCCGCTGTGCCTCATCCCCACGGTGACATCTCCCCGGGAGGAGCAGCAGCTCCTGGCCAGCACCTCCAAGGTGAGGCCCCTGAGCCCTGGAGGGTGGAGGCGGGGGGCCTCTCCCTGCAGCCTGACCCCCACCCTTGTCCATGCTCTCCCCCACAGCCCGTGGTGAAGCTCCTGCACAACCGCAGTAACAACAAGTACTCCTACACCAGGTGACGGCCCGGGGTGGGGAGGcgccctggggagggggcgggctcAGGCACAGTCCCGATGATGGGGTCCTGGGTGAGCCCACCCAGGGTGAGGGGGCCGGGGCTGCTCAGAGGGACAGAATGCCCGTCAGGATGCAGAGTCCAGCCCCGAGTGCTTTGGCCAGGTCCTTTTCACCCCGGAGGTTCAGTGGGCTGACCTGCAAACCGTTCCGGCAAGGATTAGATGAGAGTGGGTAGCATTACGAAGGGCATTTCCACAACAGACGTTGCTTTCGCGCTCCACACCTTAACTCCCATAATCCTCACGGTTGTTCGAGGTAGTACTatctccatttgacagatgagggaactgaggcaccaAGAGGTGAAGAAACTTGCCTGGTGTCACTTGGTTCAAGCTAGGACTTTAGGTGAAGACACCAgccgccctgcccccccccccccccccccccgcctgtgcGGGTAGCCCCTCTACTGTGCTGGGATTCGCTTGGCAAATGCTGCTGCTTGACTGAGGCCAGCTTAACCTGACTCTGGGGGGCGGAGGAAGTTCCCTGCTGGGCGCCAGGACCTGAGTGCAGGGTAGGTGGGGCCcctgtgcgggggggggggggggggggggggcggacaggACGACAAGAccagagggaaggaagccagggTGCTAAGGCCTCCTGGCCCCCTGGTCCTCAGCACTTCAGATGACAACCTCCTTAAGAACATTGAGCTGTTTGACAAACTGGCCCTGCGCTTCCACGGGCGGCTGCTTTTCCTCAAGGATGTCCTGGGGGACGAGATCTGCTGCTGGTCCTTCTACGGGCAGGGCCGCAAAATCGCCGAGGTGTGCTGCACCTCCATTGTCTATGCCACGGAGAAGAAGCAGACCAAGGTCAGAAGGGGTTCAGGCCCTGGTCAGGGAGGGCTGTGGTGGTGGGCAGCCCCAGGACCCCGGCCAGCGGCAAGTCCTGGGAGTCAGGAGGTGCAGTTCCAAGTTCTGGGGTCTcatgtaaccttgggcaagttaccttcCTCCTGGGGGTCTCTGTTCCTCCATGAAATGAGGGTGTTGGATTACAGTGGGATTCTTCACGCAGCCCATTTGGGTCTCAAGGCAGACTTGAAGTGGTATGTTGGTTCGGGAATGTGTACACGTTTCTCCATATAAAAGGACCATATTTCTTAGAATGTCCGAAGGGTCCGTGGCCCAAAATAGATTCTTAAAACCTCAGGACTGTAGAACACATGGGTCTCTTAGAACACACTGAGTTTGTAAGTCCTGCGTCATTCACACGGCAGTCATCAGCAGATACTTCTTGAGCACCTCCTCTGCACGAGGCACCAGGCCTGGAATCCAGGTGAATGAAAGGCCCAGTAAAGCACCACCCCTCGGTTGTGCCATCTGCTCCCTTCTGACCTTGATATGAGGGAAGTGCCTCAGATACACACGTCTCTGAGCCCCCAGTGCTATTTCATACCTCCCCACCTTTGCACACTCTGGTCCCTCTTCTTGTACTTTTCCCCATCCCCATCTGCCTGATGAACTTGTGCTGAGTCTTTAAGACACAAGCTAAGCACAGCTTTCTTTGGGACACCTTTGCTCATGACCTTTCAACCCCTCCCAACCCCAAAGTGGGTCATACTTCCTTCTTAGTCTGCAGCAGGCAGGAGGGTGTCACAGCAGCAGCAAGGGGTTAGCTCGTTGAGGGCAGGGCTCTagcttctcttcctgtctctctagCAGTAGACAGGCGCTTATCACGCAGTGGAAGCTAggaagcatttattgaatgcatgcatgaatgaatgaatgacccaaCTTCCAAGAAGTTTCCACTGGAACTAGGAAGACAGGAAGATAAACCAGTAATGACAATGCAGCTTGTTAAGAGTTACGTTAgctctgtcctccaggccacacgacacctcctctgtccctctccaacACCTCCTCACTTCACCCCTTTCTACTCTCTCTccactctgcctccctcctgctggTCTTCAAATACTGTACTAAGTGCGCACCTGCTTCGAGGCTGTTAACCTTGCTGTTGCCCTTTCTCTACTTACCCACCTGGCTCCTTACCCCATTCTCTGACTGTTGGTTGAGTGTTACCCTTTCAACGAGGCCTCCTCTGAACGCCCTCTCTGAAGTTGTAACATTCGTGGCTATGACCCTCCCTACCCCCTTTTTCCTGCTGTATTTTTTCCTGTAACATCACCATCTGAGTTGATATTTGATTACATGTATGTCCGGGTCCTCCCGTAGAATGTAAGCTTCCTGCAGACAGGAACTTCGTTtggttcactgctgtattcccagtgcctagaacaacACCTGGCATGGTGCTgtcactcagtaagtatttgtcaaatgaaaGAACATACCAAGAGACTTGgcagcaaaggagagaaaacaagtaACTTGCCTGACTTCAGAGCTGAAGGATAAGTATGACTTCGCTGAGTAAAGAATTTGCCAAGAGGAGAGCTAGTCCAGGCCAAAGAACGTGTGCTTGCGAAGGCCAGGGGGTATGCCGGTGTGGGATCGGCTGCGGCGGGGGCTGTCTGTGTACCTGCATCAGAGGGTAGGAGCTGGGGCTTGCTGGCCTTTTGCAGGTGGAATTCCCAGAGGCCCGGATCTTTGAGGAGACCTTGAACATCCTGATCTACGAGACTCCCCGGGGCCCAGACCCAGCCCTCCTGGAGGCCACAGGGGGTGCAGCCGGAGGTGgtggggcaggccgaggggaggatGAGGAGAACCGAGAGCACCGTGTCCGCAGGATCCATGTCCGGCGCCACATCACGCACGATGAGCGTCCTCATGGCCAACAGATTGTCTTCAAGGACTGACCTTtgacatttctttctgttttcctcctgCCACTGGAACGcagttcctctctctttccctccccttcccagacCTTTGCCCCGGCTTTGCTGGCCAAGTCGTGGGTCCACCTTCTGTCCCTTCGTTGCATGGTACAGTTCACTATAGCCCTCTTCCGTTCATTCCCACCTCCCTGCTAACAGCACGGTACGTTCCAGCCCCTTCCATCAGTCAGAACCCTTCAGAAGACCTGCATTTGTTGCCTCATCCCATCCTTGTCCTGCTATCTTCCCACACCAGCTGGTTTAGAATGATTTAgaattccctttttctctttctctctctctttttttagtacATCATACATGCCAAAGTGTCAAGCCAGCCCTTACTGACACCCACCATGTTCTGAGCCGCCTCCCCACCATTGTGCAGCgtactttccctccctcctccttcccccaccagtCCCCCTACCCCTTTAACTTTGTACTAGGCTGGCCTGGGCTTGCACCAGCTCAGCCATCTTCTCAAcctatttcatattatttattttaattttctattaaattattGGAATAAAGTTGAGTTGAGGGTCTGGTGCTGGCTCCGGGGCAGAGGGTCAAGGAGATGGCTTGTGTTAAGGAGGTACTTGGCTAGTTGGCTAGGAGAGGACAGGAGCACCTGCCCCAAGCCTTTAACTGGGCTGGTAGCTGGAAGAAGGTAGTCAGGAGTTAGGAGAGGActtaaaatctgtatttcagTGTAGGCTGGCCAGTTCCcaccctcagccccaccccaccccctgcagcgGAGAGGAGGTCCTGGCTACCACTCAAGCTATCCCTGAGTGCAGCACCTCTCCAGCCCAGATGTCTTCAAGGGTCTGGTGCGAAGACAAAGTCAAGGGCCTGGCGCTCGGCTCCGGCCACATTGGGGTGCCAAAGGTCCACGATGAAGACCACTCGAGGCCCATCTTCGGGGGAGCCTAGGGCACATGGGGATGGAGACAAGAGAGGGACTGACATTAACTACTTACCTGCCAGAGCACCCACCATATACTCATAACAGCTAACACTTTGTAATtaagtgccaggctctgttctaaccCCTTATAGATGTTAACTCTTAATCATCAAAACAAACTGCAAGTCAGTACAacgattattcccattttatacgaagtaactgaggcacaaagagattgattaatttgcccaagttcacacagctagtcgGACAGGAACCCGGGTGGTTCAGGCCCAGGGTCTTGTTAACCACTTTGCTGTGCACCTCCGtgacctcatttaatccctgCAGTCACCTATAAAGAAGGTGATTGCCCCACTTCACAGGTGTTGGGGAAAGTTCtatgacttgttcaaggtcatgcagctggAAAATGGTAGTGCTAGGACAGGGAGCCAGTTGGGCTTGATTCTGCAGCCTCTAATCTATTCCCCTTCACTCAGTCTCTCATTCCTCCTAGCAGAACGGGAGCCCATTACCATTATGAGCCACTGTGTGCAGGAAGGAGTCATCCACCAGTAGACAGTGCCCCTCagcccagcactggggctcgCCCCCGACCACCAGCTCACAGCCGGGAGGAATCTTCAGGCCTGTGGAAAGAGACCCAGGCATCCAACACCCCTGCCTCCATCAAAGGGGCCCACCCCATTCAGTCAAAAAGCAGTTTGAGGGTCTTAAAACGCCCCACATGGTGTCCCTCCTTGCTCTCTGGAAGGTGTCCCACATGTAATTGCAATACAGTACCGGATGAAAGAAGTGCTGGGAGATAGGGGAAAGGCAGTGCAAAGCACAATTTACTTGTTCCAAAGGaaagggaaggcttcctggaggaagcggCATCTCTTCTTGGGCTTCTGTCAGTTTAGCTCAAGAACCTACTTACTGTATGCTCGGCCCTCATTAGTATAAAACTAATGGATCCATTTAGGCTCAAGGACCACAACAGAGTAAAGTGTTGTGAGGAAACTGAGCAGCCAACTCAAATGATGGGGAATAGGAAGACCTCCCAGAGCAGGTGTGGCACTTGAAAGTGGGAGCCCTGAAGGCTGAGTAGGAGTTTTCCAGGAGGTAATAGGTGATAAGGGGAAAGACATTCTGGACTGAGGATCGCATGAGTGTGGCATCTGCCAGGATCAGCCAGAAGGCTCTCCTGATCTGATGcatggtgggagggaaggggaggaagggaacaggTGGGaaataaggagagaaagaatctggaCTTGATCCTGAGGCCAGTGTGCTTTGAAATGGAGGACACATCAAATTAGTGGCACAGGAAGTTATTTTAGGCCACACAAGGTTTTAAATAACACTGcattaaataacaaaattgtttccttttccattttctctcagtCTTCAGAAAATGAAGAAGGGAATCTCAGGTTGGTGCTACCATAGCTTTAACACCCCACTAATACCGCTCCCTTCTAAAGGAAGAGAGGGTAGGCTTCAGTCTCAGACTGGAGTATTTAGCTAGaatatttaaagcttttttttttttttagtttgtttttttatgagTACTTTCTATCTAGTGCAAGTAATACTGATTATCATTGTTCTATAAAGATTCCTTTTAAACAGACGAGTGAAACAAAATGTAAGGGGAATCAGTACCAAGAAGCATAGTCCAGATGGTAAATGACAATGGCAAAGCTTATGAAGATGGTTGACAGGTCACTGAAGGTTAGGAAATGCTGCTGTGGGCAACAGGGAGTCAGGGAAGATTTCTGAGAAGAGAGGCATGATCAGAAGCACAGTGTAGACAGGAGCAGAGCGGAAAGTCTGGAGGAGGAATCATGGAGGCAAGGAAGTTGTCTGTAGGCAGCATCTACTTACCCAGATGGCATCTGACCCGGGCATTGGTGGGCCCACAGCGACCCTCAAGCCGGGCCCCAGGCAGGAGGACAGAAAAGCCAGCATTGCCGAAGGTGTTGGCACTCATAAAGCTCCGCAGCCCCCTCAGTGCCCGATAGGCCCCTGGGCACCGGCGGCAGTTGCTGGGTTGGCACCGGCCTGCTTGGTACAGCAGGAGCTGGTAGCACccaggggccaggggtggggaccAGCCCCGAGGCAGAGGAGTAGTCCCTGAGAAGTCCCAACTCACAGCCCCAAAGTCCCGCAAAATGGCAGGGAAGCTGCTCTCCAGGAGCTCCACGTCATGCCGCTGGGCATCCCGTGGCACGAAGGGGGCTGAGGGCAGGTCTGGCAAAAAAAGCAGGCCTGGGCGCTGAATGCCCAGGACCCCTGGccctcccccagggcctgggccacCTTGAGCTGCCCGCCTCACCCTACCCATGCCAGCCCAGGAGTAGCGCCTGGCATAGGCCCGCAGGCGACGGCTCACTAGGCCTTCTGCCCTGGGTCcgtccccaggctccccagagctccctggGCTTGGCCTGCCCTTCTCAGAGCATCCCCTAGGCCCTCCACCAACACCCCCAGCCTGACTCCCAGCGCCTAGAGCCTGCGTGTCTTGGGAGCCCAGGCGGTAACAGTACCagaggaaaagggaagtgagggCTCCAAGGAGCAGGGTGAGGGCTGAGGAGGCCAAGGGTGATGGCCACACAGGCATGATGGGCAGAGAGGCCCTGGCCAGGAGGCCTGGGGCATCTTCCAGACCCCAGTTTCCCTGTCCTCCCAGTTCTCCACCGGTTCCCTCTGTGGCTGCTCCCGGGTTACCCCCTGGGCTGTTTCCCCTCCACATTTCCCACTCTTGATTCTCTCTCCTGAGGTCTTCTCTTCACCTTctatctccctctttctcacctCCTTCAAGAACCTCCCagtcctcctttctctttctttccttctattgcTCTCCCCTTctacctcttctttctccttcaactctctcctcttcctttccccccaccccctctcctttctccttccggCAGTTTCTCTCCTTCAgcctctcctttccccaccctctctgtctcccctctcctttcttctctcctccctctcctccccgcccctcttttagctctccctcccttccttctagcTTCCCCGGACAGCAGTTCCTACCCCACCTGGACCCGCAGCCCTGGGAGCCCGCAACCAGTTGTCCTCCGCagcggcttctctctctccttccaaccCCTTGTCCCCTTCTGCCCTCGCTTCTCACTCGACCCGACCCGCgggtctcctctctctgtctctgtctctttctctttccccgtctctctctgtctccctctctccctctacccctccctccctctctcctactCGTTCCTTCCTTGGCTCCCACTCACCCTGACGTCACCCCTCCCCACAGTCATCTCAGCTTAgctacccccgcccccacccagtgGCAGTCGCATCTCAGCCGGGAGGGGGGGGTCGTCTCCGGATTtgtctcccctccccgccccgacGGGGCGCCACGTGGGGCGCAGGGGGCACTGTGCCAAGCTCCAGCCGCCCCGCATTGCGAAAAGAAGGGgcgggggctgagggaggggcgTGGCAAGACAAGGGGCGGGGCGAGCGCGTAGACTGATGGACAGGGCCGGCGCTCGCGGACTGAGGACAGGGACACTGCGGCCCATCCGTAGGTCTGCTGAGCCCTTGACCAGTTGGCCTGtgactcccctcccccctccgcctCCACTAGAGCCAGCCCCCCATCTCTGGGAGCCTGATTGATAGTGAGGGCGGCTTCAGCCAATCGCCCGCGGCGTCGGGGGCCGGGCCGCTCCGGCGGGGCCGAGAAGAGCTGTCCGCTAGCTGGTGGTGCTGAAAAGGGCGCCCAGAGGCGTTGTGAAGGAggtcaggaggaaaaaaaaaaaaaaaaaaagttgaagctGCCTGGCAGCTGGCCGGGGTCATGTATGTAAGAGAAGGGGTCTCTCCTCCCCAGATCTTGGCCTGTCGCCCCTTTGACTTCTCATAAACGTGGAAATTTGCCATTctcctggaggaggggaaagcCCATTTCACATGAGCTgtaaaagggaaagggaagtcccgtggggaggggggaagtaTCTGGATGTGGGCAGGGGGCATATAGGGGAGCTGAGCAAGCGTGAACCCAGCTGTGCCGCCCCTCGGCACCCTGGGAAGAGGAGATTTAGATTCCAGATGTGCTGGaaaggctgggggaaggggttgTAATTACAGCTAGGACCAGAGTTTCCTTTGCCTCCCCTAGGGGCCGCGGGAGTGAGGATTACGGTCTGGCTCATGTGgtccctccttcctccatctgcacttcctccttctccctccccacccccgtcgCCCCCAAATAAATCCCAGGCCCCTCCCTTCGCCCGTCCCCAGGATCTGACGTGGGCTCGACACCtttctcagcttctccctcccgcAGCTCCAGTGCCCGAGCCTCGGCTCTCCAGGTTCcgcaaccccctcccctccccaccaagcccCGCTAGAGCACAGTAGGAACCCTCCCGATCCTcgaccccaccccagacccccaGAAGCTGTcttgcctctccccactcccccagcttgggATCCAGCTAGCTCGCTGGACCCAGGCGCCCGAGCGAGCGAGAGGGTAACCCAGGCGACCCAGCCCCTTCGGCTTTCTCGGTCCCACCCCCTGCAGCCGGAGCCGCGCCCCCTCTTCCACAGAACCGATAGCAGAGGACAGAGGAGATTGGGCAAGGAGGAGTGGGATCCAGGCGACCCCCAGCCCAATTCTGCCCCTCCATcccaagaggcagagaaattTTCTTCCTTGCTAAAGgctagcaggaaaaaaaaagaaaggaaggaaggaagaaaattaaagggAAAGATAAAAGGAGACGGAGGAAAGGTGACAGCTAGATTATTTAGGAGAGGCGCAGAGGAGAGAAATCGGTGTGAGTCGCCATGGGGACTCCCAGGGCCCAGCACCCGCCGCCTCCCCAGCTGCTGTTCCTAATTCTGCTGAGCTGTCCCTGGATTCAGGGTAAGGACGTGGGAGCGTGGGGGTAGGCCCTGGGACGGTCCCCAGCTGGGTCCTCTACCATCCTTTCTCTGAACATCCTGGGCTTTCTgagcttctgggggaggggaggggtacaGCTGACAGGGAAGGGGCAAGTCAGGGCTTTCTGGCTTGTACCtggagccctaacccccaatactGAGAAGGTGGTGAAATGAATGAGGGGAGCTTTTACCAGCATCTCAGGGGTTAAATCCAGGAAGAAGGGCTGGGGAAGTTGGGGGGATGTCTGCGGAGGCGGCAGAAGCATGCAGGGTACCTGGGTGGGagatggaggtgctgggagagatGCCAGGCACTGCACACGCAAATGTTCTTGGACGTATGGACAAAGGCAGATGAACAGAGGCAGTGCTCAGAGCCCAGATATTCAGTCCTCTATTCTGACCCCTCACCAGACTCCAGGGAAGCAGGCAGAGActgcagagaatgagagagaggagagagagagagagagagagagagagagagagagagagagagagagatagagaaccACACTGCAGAGATAGAAACCCAGAGAGAAAGCTGGGCATTGCggaagcaagggctgggaggTGCTACCAGACCCTCCGCAGAGCTCCAGCGTTGGGGGAAGAGCACCAttgaggggaaaaggaaggtaGCACTGTGGCCCCGCTCCACTCTGCGGGCGCTGT encodes the following:
- the KCTD13 gene encoding BTB/POZ domain-containing adapter for CUL3-mediated RhoA degradation protein 1 isoform X2 yields the protein MSAEASGPAMAEAPSLEAPKPSGLEPGSAAYGLKPLTPSSKYVKLNVGGSLHYTTLRTLTGQDTMLKAMFSGRAEVLTDAGGWVLIDRSGRHFGTILNYLRDGSVPLPESTRELGELLGEARYYLVQGLIEDCQLALQQKRENLSPLCLIPTVTSPREEQQLLASTSKPVVKLLHNRSNNKYSYTSTSDDNLLKNIELFDKLALRFHGRLLFLKDVLGDEICCWSFYGQGRKIAEVCCTSIVYATEKKQTKVEFPEARIFEETLNILIYETPRGPDPALLEATGGAAGGGGAGRGEDEENREHRVRRIHVRRHITHDERPHGQQIVFKD
- the KCTD13 gene encoding BTB/POZ domain-containing adapter for CUL3-mediated RhoA degradation protein 1 isoform X1, which codes for MSAEASGPAMAEAPSLEAPKPSGLEPGSAAYGLKPLTPSSKYVKLNVGGSLHYTTLRTLTGQDTMLKAMFSGRAEVLTDAGGWVLIDRSGRHFGTILNYLRDGSVPLPESTRELGELLGEARYYLVQGLIEDCQLALQQKRENLSPLCLIPTVTSPREEQQLLASTSKPVVKLLHNRSNNKYSYTSTSDDNLLKNIELFDKLALRFHGRLLFLKDVLGDEICCWSFYGQGRKIAEVCCTSIVYATEKKQTKVRRGSGPGQGGLWWWAAPGPRPAASPGSQEVQFQVLGSHVTLGKLPSSWGSLFLHEMRVLDYSGILHAAHLGLKADLKWYVGSGMCTRFSI
- the ASPHD1 gene encoding aspartate beta-hydroxylase domain-containing protein 1, encoding MWRGNSPGGNPGAATEGTGGELGGQGNWGLEDAPGLLARASLPIMPVWPSPLASSALTLLLGALTSLFLWYCYRLGSQDTQALGAGSQAGGVGGGPRGCSEKGRPSPGSSGEPGDGPRAEGLVSRRLRAYARRYSWAGMGRVRRAAQGGPGPGGGPGVLGIQRPGLLFLPDLPSAPFVPRDAQRHDVELLESSFPAILRDFGAVSWDFSGTTPLPRGWSPPLAPGCYQLLLYQAGRCQPSNCRRCPGAYRALRGLRSFMSANTFGNAGFSVLLPGARLEGRCGPTNARVRCHLGLKIPPGCELVVGGEPQCWAEGHCLLVDDSFLHTVAHNGSPEDGPRVVFIVDLWHPNVAGAERQALDFVFAPDP